One genomic segment of Nocardia spumae includes these proteins:
- a CDS encoding acyl-CoA dehydrogenase family protein, with the protein MYQWSDEDLMLRDAVRGFIRKEIEPHVEQLESGALPPFDIIRKLYATFGLDEMAREGLAKSLAREESGQSGKPGGFSGSGSMGVILNAELAGVSLGLVASMGVSLGLTVGSIRSRGTLAQKKRWLPELVTFEKVGAWAITEPDSGSDAFGGMKSYVRRDGEDYILNGRKTFITNGPYADVTVVYAKLDEEDGTDRRDRKVLTFVLDKDMPGFTQSPPFKKMGMNSSPTGELFFENVRLTPDRLLGETENPAKGDGKDSAKESFAAERIGIASLALGIINECHRLCVDYAKSRTLWGKEIGQFQLIQLKLAEMEIARINVQNMVFNAIERTAAGEQVSLAEASAMKLYSSRAATEVAMEAVQLFGGNGYMAEYKVEQLARDAKSLMIYAGSNEIQVTHIAKGLLNR; encoded by the coding sequence ATGTACCAGTGGTCCGACGAAGATCTGATGCTCCGCGACGCCGTGCGCGGATTCATCAGGAAGGAGATCGAACCCCACGTCGAACAGCTGGAGAGCGGCGCCCTTCCCCCGTTCGACATCATCCGCAAGCTCTACGCCACCTTCGGACTGGACGAGATGGCACGTGAGGGACTGGCGAAATCCCTGGCCCGGGAGGAGTCCGGACAGTCGGGCAAGCCGGGCGGTTTCAGCGGTTCGGGAAGTATGGGCGTGATCCTCAATGCCGAACTCGCGGGCGTCAGCCTGGGCCTGGTGGCCTCGATGGGGGTCAGCCTGGGACTCACCGTCGGCTCCATCCGCAGTCGCGGCACCCTCGCGCAGAAGAAGCGGTGGCTGCCCGAACTGGTCACCTTCGAGAAGGTCGGCGCCTGGGCGATCACCGAACCCGACTCGGGCTCCGATGCTTTCGGCGGTATGAAGTCCTACGTCCGTCGTGACGGCGAGGACTATATCCTCAACGGCCGCAAGACCTTCATCACCAACGGCCCGTACGCCGATGTCACCGTCGTCTACGCCAAACTCGACGAGGAGGACGGTACCGACCGGCGCGACCGCAAGGTGCTGACCTTCGTACTCGACAAGGACATGCCGGGGTTCACCCAGAGCCCGCCGTTCAAGAAGATGGGCATGAACTCCTCCCCCACCGGCGAGCTGTTCTTCGAGAACGTGCGACTGACCCCCGACCGCCTGCTCGGCGAGACCGAGAATCCCGCCAAGGGCGACGGAAAGGACAGCGCCAAGGAGTCCTTCGCCGCCGAACGGATCGGCATCGCCTCACTGGCCCTGGGCATCATCAACGAATGCCACCGGCTCTGTGTGGACTACGCGAAGTCGCGCACCCTGTGGGGTAAGGAGATCGGCCAGTTCCAGCTCATCCAGCTCAAGCTGGCCGAGATGGAGATCGCCCGCATCAACGTGCAGAACATGGTGTTCAACGCGATCGAGCGCACCGCCGCCGGTGAACAGGTTTCCCTCGCCGAAGCCTCGGCGATGAAGCTGTATTCCTCCCGCGCCGCCACCGAGGTCGCGATGGAAGCGGTCCAACTGTTCGGCGGCAACGGCTACATGGCCGAATACAAGGTCGAACAGCTTGCGCGCGACGCGAAGTCGCTCATGATATACGCGGGCAGCAACGAGATCCAGGTGACCCACATCGCCAAGGGCCTGCTCAACCGATAG
- a CDS encoding DoxX family protein, translating to MDIAYLTVMALAVVANTFSGLAAVTRFGPVMATLGPAMETAGIPRSWLIFPIGTLKLAGAAGLVLGMAGVPYVGTAAAIGLVLYFVCAAYTHVRVADYGQTFSLAVGVFLPLAVACTVLQSADHRI from the coding sequence ATGGACATCGCTTACCTGACCGTCATGGCCCTGGCCGTCGTCGCCAACACCTTCTCCGGACTGGCCGCCGTCACCAGGTTCGGGCCGGTCATGGCAACTCTCGGTCCTGCGATGGAGACCGCGGGAATTCCGCGCTCGTGGCTGATCTTCCCGATCGGGACGCTGAAGCTGGCCGGGGCGGCGGGGCTGGTGCTGGGGATGGCCGGCGTGCCGTATGTGGGCACGGCGGCGGCGATCGGGCTGGTGCTGTACTTCGTCTGCGCGGCGTATACCCATGTGCGCGTGGCCGATTACGGGCAGACGTTCTCTCTGGCCGTCGGGGTGTTTCTGCCGCTCGCGGTCGCGTGCACGGTGCTGCAGTCGGCCGATCATCGGATATGA
- a CDS encoding MDR family MFS transporter yields MPAEPVHRPAGRRTPAVIRLLVLATFVVILNETIMINAIPRLMTDLQVSERSAQWVSTAFMLTMAAIIPVTGWFLQRVTTRRAYAIAMGVFLAGTALSAAAPSFGLLLVGRVVQAGGTAVMMPLLMTTLMTVVPEQDRGRVMGNVTLAISVAPAMGPVISGLVLQIGSWRWLFLLVLPIAGAVTYFGMRKLENIGEPESGAIDWASVVFAALGFGSLVYGLSKFEVGNIAVPALIVAAGALFIAVFAVRQIRLQRTGSPLMDLRVLLAGTYTKSLVLMAVAFLAMMGSMILLPLYLQNLRSLTPLETGLLVMPGGLAMGLLGPVIGRLFDRFGGRMLVIPGAIGITAALAGFTRISLTMPYWQLLALHILLMVSLAAAFTPVFTLGLGSLPQHLYSHGSSMLGTLQQVAAAFGTALVVTVMSARATTLVDHGTDPLSAHLSGMRLAFAVSAALAVIVIVMALLLPNRSTAPEESGESHTPELEPACP; encoded by the coding sequence ATGCCCGCCGAACCAGTCCATCGCCCGGCCGGACGGCGAACCCCCGCGGTGATCCGGCTGCTGGTCCTCGCCACCTTCGTGGTAATCCTCAACGAGACCATCATGATCAACGCGATTCCGCGGTTGATGACGGATCTACAGGTCAGCGAGCGTTCGGCGCAGTGGGTTTCCACCGCGTTCATGCTCACCATGGCGGCGATCATCCCGGTCACCGGATGGTTCCTGCAACGGGTCACCACCCGGCGCGCCTATGCCATCGCGATGGGCGTCTTCCTCGCGGGCACCGCCCTGTCGGCGGCCGCGCCGTCGTTCGGCCTGCTGCTGGTCGGCCGCGTCGTCCAGGCCGGCGGCACCGCGGTGATGATGCCGCTGCTGATGACCACCCTGATGACCGTGGTGCCCGAACAGGATCGCGGTCGCGTCATGGGCAATGTCACCCTGGCCATCTCGGTCGCCCCGGCCATGGGCCCGGTCATCTCCGGCCTGGTGTTGCAGATCGGTTCGTGGCGTTGGCTTTTCCTGCTCGTCCTGCCCATCGCCGGCGCCGTCACCTACTTCGGCATGCGCAAGCTGGAGAACATCGGCGAACCCGAGAGCGGAGCGATCGATTGGGCCAGCGTGGTCTTCGCGGCTCTGGGATTCGGCAGCCTGGTCTACGGGCTCAGCAAATTCGAGGTCGGCAATATCGCGGTTCCCGCGTTGATCGTCGCGGCGGGCGCGCTGTTCATCGCGGTCTTCGCGGTGCGGCAGATCCGGTTGCAGCGCACCGGTTCACCACTCATGGATCTGCGGGTGCTGCTGGCGGGCACCTACACCAAATCACTGGTCCTGATGGCCGTCGCCTTCCTGGCGATGATGGGGTCGATGATCCTGCTGCCGCTGTACCTGCAGAACTTGCGATCGCTCACGCCGCTGGAAACAGGTCTGCTGGTGATGCCGGGCGGTCTGGCGATGGGCCTGCTGGGCCCGGTGATCGGGCGGCTCTTCGATCGGTTCGGCGGCCGAATGCTGGTAATTCCCGGCGCGATCGGGATCACCGCGGCGCTGGCCGGATTCACCCGTATCTCGTTGACCATGCCCTACTGGCAGCTGCTGGCGCTGCACATCCTGCTGATGGTGTCGCTCGCCGCGGCCTTCACGCCGGTGTTCACCCTCGGCCTCGGCTCGCTGCCGCAGCACTTGTACTCGCACGGCAGCTCGATGCTGGGCACCCTGCAGCAGGTGGCCGCGGCCTTCGGCACCGCACTGGTGGTCACCGTCATGTCGGCCCGCGCCACCACGCTGGTCGACCACGGAACCGATCCGCTCAGCGCACATCTGTCGGGTATGCGGCTGGCCTTCGCGGTCTCCGCGGCCCTGGCGGTGATCGTGATCGTCATGGCGTTGCTGCTGCCCAACCGTTCCACCGCCCCGGAGGAATCGGGCGAATCCCACACGCCGGAGCTCGAACCCGCCTGCCCGTGA